The following are from one region of the Bactrocera oleae isolate idBacOlea1 chromosome 6, idBacOlea1, whole genome shotgun sequence genome:
- the LOC138857707 gene encoding odorant receptor 67c-like, with the protein MMPSFSEYAPTVSDFVNIPLLLIKFMGAKLFKWTPNEPRSKLQRPLLGIFCVFVSYNFLSMMLFVIYEELETSLDITEFILFWGFVLNALMKGGTIVCFRREIESILKGLISKHPKTEEERVAFQLVPYFKTITASNKYLSMWHLSITSMFLLHPMVSSLLRYTWRNDKNEVYDYTLPFMMGYYYDVNQPFAYAVSYFLQCCGGFYMSLLFLSGDLLLISMVQLANMHFGYLIYKIENFQPTGTDADIKVLGPLLKYHNEILDYAERIDSTFSLATLLNYVGSCLVICLIGLQIVLGSDAVSVIKFIGFLVSTIAQVYFVSYFGNNLKDLSTGISDAFYNHPWYDANYKYMRMLVLPIARAQRYAHLTAFKFFEISMDSFKSLCTTSYQFFTLLRTSIEEEDS; encoded by the exons ATGATGCCGTCATTCAGTGAATACGCACCAACGGTATCGGATTTTGTAAATATAccattattactaataaaatttATGGGCGCAAAACTTTTCAAATGGACACCGAATGAGCCGAGAAGCAAACTGCAAAGACCATTACTCGGCATATTTTGCGTTTTTGTTTCATACAATTTTCTAAGCATGATGCTTTTCGTTATCTATGAAGAGTTGGAGACTTCACTAGATATAACTGAGTTTATATTGTTTTGGGGATTTGTGCTGAATGCACTGATGAAGGGCGGTACAATCGTCTGTTTTCGACGAGAAATCGAATCTATACTTAAGGGTTTAATTTCCAAACATCCAAAAACGGAGGAAGAGCGCGTGGCTTTTCAATTAGTGCCATACTTCAAAACAATAACTGCATCTAATAAATATCTATCCATGTGGCATTTAAGTATAACATCAATGTTTCTTCTTCATCCAATGGTGTCATCGTTACTTCGTTATACATGGCGCAACGATAAAAATGAAGTTTATGACTACACGTTACCCTTCATGATGGGCTATTACTACGATGTAAATCAACCGTTTGCTTATGCCGTTTCATATTTCTTACAATGCTGTGGCGGATTTTATATGTCACTGCTATTTTTGAGTGGCGATTTGTTGCTCATCTCCATGGTACAACTGGCTAATATGCATTTCGGATAtttaatctataaaattgagaaCTTTCAACCAACTGGTACGGATGCTGATATAAAAGTGCTGGGCCCATTACTGAAATATCACAATGAGATATTGGA TTATGCTGAGCGAATCGATAGCACTTTCAGCTTGGCCACACTTCTCAACTATGTGGGCTCATGTTTGGTAATATGCCTCATTGGTCTTCAAATAGTTTTGGGCTCCGATGCTGTGAGCGTTATTAAATTTATCGGATTTCTTGTTTCAACTATAGCGCAGGTCTACTTCGTCTCCTATTTCGGCAATAATCTGAAAGATTtg AGCACTGGCATAAGTGATGCGTTCTACAATCATCCCTGGTACGATGCGAATTACAAGTATATGCGCATGCTGGTGTTGCCCATAGCACGTGCTCAGCGTTATGCCCACTTGACGGCTTTTAAATTCTTTGAGATCTCAATGGATAGTTTTAAGTCG CTCTGTACCACTTCTTACCAGTTTTTTACACTTTTGCGGACAAGCATAGAGGAAGAGGATAGTTAA
- the LOC118682882 gene encoding odorant receptor 67c-like, giving the protein MTPTFKSSEPAPTVPDFVNIPLSLIKFMGAKLFKWTPDEPRSKLQRPLLGIFCVFVSYNFLSMMLFVIYEELETSLDITEFILFWGFALNAMMKGGTMVCFRREIESILKGLIAKHPKTEEERVAFQLVPYFRTITASNKYLSMWHLSITSMFVLQPLVSSLLRYIWRDDKNEGYDYTLPFMMGYYYDVNQPFAYAVSYFVQCCGGFYMSMLFFSADLLLISMVQLANMHFGYLIYKIENFQPTGTDADIKVLGPLLKYHNEILDYAERIDSTFSLATLLNYVGSCLVICLIGLQIVLGSDVVSVIKFIGFLVSTIAQVYCVSYFGNNLKDLSTGISDAFYNHPWYDANYKYMRMLVLPIARAQRCAHLTAFKFFEISMDSFKSLCTTSYQFFTLLRTSIEEEDS; this is encoded by the exons ATGACGCCGACTTTCAAAAGCAGTGAACCCGCACCAACGGTACCGGATTTTGTAAATATACCATTATCACTAATAAAATTTATGGGCGCAAAACTTTTCAAATGGACACCAGATGAACCGCGAAGCAAACTGCAAAGACCATTGCTGGGCATATTTTGCGTTTTTGTTTCATACAATTTTCTAAGCATGATGCTTTTCGTTATCTATGAAGAGTTGGAGACTTCACTAGATATAActgagtttattttgttttggggATTTGCGCTGAATGCAATGATGAAGGGCGGTACAATGGTCTGTTTTCGACGTGAAATCGAATCTATACTTAAGGGTTTAATTGCCAAACATCCAAAAACGGAGGAAGAGCGCGTGGCTTTTCAATTAGTGCCATACTTCAGAACAATAACTGCATCTAATAAATATCTATCCATGTGGCATTTAAGTATAACATCAATGTTTGTTCTTCAGCCACTGGTGTCATCGTTACTTCGTTATATATGGCGCGACGATAAAAATGAAGGTTATGACTACACGTTACCCTTCATGATGGGCTATTACTACGATGTAAATCAACCGTTTGCTTATGCCGTTTCATATTTCGTACAATGCTGTGGCGGATTTTATATGTCAATGCTCTTTTTCAGTGCCGATTTGTTGCTCATCTCAATGGTACAACTGGCTAATATGCATTTCGGATAtttaatctataaaattgagaaCTTTCAACCAACTGGTACGGATGCTGATATAAAAGTGCTGGGCCCATTACTGAAATATCACAATGAGATATTGGA TTATGCTGAGCGAATCGATAGCACTTTCAGTTTGGCCACACTTCTCAACTATGTGGGCTCATGTTTGGTAATATGCCTCATTGGTCTTCAAATAGTTTTGGGCTCCGATGTTGTGAGCGTTATTAAATTTATCGGATTTCTTGTTTCAACTATAGCGCAGGTCTACTGCGTCTCCTATTTCGGCAATAATCTGAAAGATTtg AGCACTGGCATAAGTGATGCGTTCTACAATCATCCCTGGTACGATGCGAATTACAAGTATATGCGCATGCTGGTGTTGCCCATAGCACGTGCTCAGCGTTGTGCCCACTTGACGGCTTTTAAATTCTTTGAGATCTCAATGGATAGTTTTAAGTCG CTCTGTACCACTTCTTACCAGTTTTTTACACTTTTGCGGACAAGCATAGAGGAAGAGGATAGTTAA